A DNA window from Impatiens glandulifera chromosome 7, dImpGla2.1, whole genome shotgun sequence contains the following coding sequences:
- the LOC124909981 gene encoding palmitoyl-protein thioesterase 1-like, whose translation MAILIILALVFTSAYSLPFVVFHGLGDKCSNNQMIKFTNNLSNWSGSQGHCIETGDSWLVPIRNQVKSNYALSQGYNIVGLSQGNIIARAVIEFCEGGAPQVYNYVSLAGPHAGIAKIPYCGSGNYCTLVDSIIKSGVYSKYAQENFGPAGYIKMPTAINQYMKHCKFLPQLNNEYKDHKNAVYKERFASLQNLVLIMFENDKVLDPKETSWFGYFPDGSRDKVLSPQETALYNEDWIGLKSLDSAGRVQFINIVGGHLKISSTDTKKYIVPYLQNKWLFSSHQCLCCDGGGRPLFIP comes from the exons ATGGCCATCCTAATTATATTGGCACTAGTGTTTACGTCTGCGTATTCTCTCCCTTTCGTTGTTTTCCACG GACTTGGAGATAAATGCTCAAACAatcaaatgattaaatttacCAACAATCTAAGCAATTGGTCGGGTTCCCAAGGACATTGCAT AGAAACTGGAGATTCCTGGCTCGTGCCAATCAGAAACCAG GTGAAAAGTAATTATGCGCTCAGCCAAGGATACAATATAGTTGGACTTTCCCAG GGAAATATCATTGCTCGTGCTGTTATTGAGTTTTGTGAAGGAGGAGCCCCTCAA GTGTATAATTACGTATCACTGGCTGGTCCACATGCTGGGATAGCTAAGATTCCTTATTGTGGT TCCGGAAATTACTGCACTCTGGTGGATTCTATCATAAAATCAGGAGTATATAGTAAATATGCGCAG GAAAACTTTGGACCGGCTGGTTATATAAAAATGCCAACT GCTATTAATCAATACATGAAACATTGCAAGTTTCTTCCTCAACTGAATAACGAATACAAAGATCACAAGAATGCTGTTTACAAGGAAAGATTCGCCAGCTTGCAGAATCTTGTGCTTATCATG TTTGAGAATGATAAGGTTTTGGATCCAAAAGAAACCTCATGGTTCGGGTATTTCCCAGATGGGTCGAGGGATAAGGTTTTATCTCCTCAAGAG ACAGCATTGTATAATGAAGATTGGATTGGTTTAAAGAGTTTAGACAGTGCTGGGAGAGTGCAATTCATAAATATAGTTGGAGGACATCTCAAGATATCGAGCACCGATACAAAGAAATATATTGTGCCTTATTTG CAAAACaagtggctcttcagcagtcaccagtgCTTGTGTTGTGATGGAGGTGGACGACCCctcttcattccttga